Genomic window (Ictalurus furcatus strain D&B chromosome 26, Billie_1.0, whole genome shotgun sequence):
GTCGCGGTAACACTTCATCTCTCACACAGCAGAGGGCGCTTCACATTACGAACGGCTCCTTTAACGGTTTGTTCAGTAAGCGTGTATAATGTAAAAGATCATTAAATGAGTGCAtaggatcatttattatacaaaGTTAGTGTTAATAGAATCCGTAAGGGAGGTGATATGGTGAAAATATAATAACACAATACTTTTAATAGCACacaatgaagacattttcagGATGAACAAAGTGTTGCTATATGTAGATTTGCTAAATGATCTGTGGAAAAATACTACGCCAATAATACTTTCCTTTAAGGctggtaaaataaaaatcaatgatTTAACACGAAAACACAAGGGGCATTGTATAAATAAGATGTAATCAGCTAATTGTTTCTGTGAGCATCAGTGGAGTTCGTCGatgtcataaaaacacaaactgtaCCTGTGATGTCTTAGGAATGTGTATCACTGTATAAATCATGATATTTATACTTTATCATCAATATAGTTCCTCGCTCTAACTGCCTTCCCAATTATTTCCAGCGTTCGCTTATGGGTTCTGTCCAGTTCTTTATAGACAGCTCTCAGTCTGTGTTAAGTGTCATGTCCTCTGCTGAGATCTGATTGGACGTCTGCGACGATGTTGGCGCCTCTTCCTGCTGAAACGCCGAAGCTGTTCTCTGAAGTCGCTGTGGTGCATGGGGACATAACCATGTGGCTCACACagctcctgagagagagagagacagaaaaagagagggagacagagcgTAAgcaagagaatagagagaaagagagaccgaGTCAGTGAGAGAaagtcagtgagagagagacacaaaaagaaagagacagagtcaatgaaagagacagaaagatagagagtcagtgagagagacagagaaaaaggcagagagacagaaagagataaacatagtcagtgaaagagagagacacaaaaagagagagtcagtgagagagagacacaaaaagagagacagagtcagtgagcgagagagaagaacTTTAGTTTTCAGGATGTTTTTTGGGATGTGTTGGAGGCGTGTTGAAGGGGGTGTGTTAGAATGttgaggactgtgtgtgtgtgtgtgtgtgtgtgtgtgtgtgtgtgtgtgtgtgtgtgtgcgctaccGGACAGCAGAAGTAGAAGTGCTTGTACCCCCCCTGCAGTAGGTAGAGCTCGGGGTAGAGGAGGTGAGGATACGTCTGAACATTCACTGTCCGATCCAACTCCCTCAGATACTGAcaactacaacacacacacacacacacacacacacacacacacacacacagagagacactgaTATCACCATTAATGTGAGTTAATCCCAGTCTAAAACCTGGATTCTGTTGGTTCTGACGACTTTCCTGTATGTTAAGAGAggtattaaataatttaaaaaactattAAATTAAGAAGCTAAAACATAATTTAACATAATACACTAGGGCACTAGAACAAAGTGGATAATGTCCAAAAAGGTCCAAAAATAGACGTCCATATGTCTGGGTCAGTTGGTGCTCACTGAGGTTCAATACTGTTTTTGACACACGCCCTTTTCATTGGGAcgggtcctgtgtgtgtgtgtgtgtgtgtgtgtgtctctgtgtgtgtgttttctctcacaGCCGTGGTCCTCTCTCTGATGAAAACTCGCAGTGAAACACTATGAGTTTTCTGGGCGATGAGGCCCCCTCATTATCTCCTCCTGCTGCAGGACCTCCAGACGCCGGTGTCGCCCCCCTGCTGCCCCATGTGCCCAGCACAGACCCCCCTCCTGGGGCACAACGGGCAGCTGGAGACACCTGCGGGCTGGACGAGCCCTGGAGGAAAGCCTTGAGGATCTGAGACTTGGTGTACAGGTTCACTGCTCCCTGAGGGAAAAGGCAGGTCCAGGATCAGTGAGGTGAGACAGAAGGTAACGAAATGGCTGTCACAGCTCTGACTGAGAGGCATTTTAATGGCTGAGGCTaaaaatcataatcatcacTCTGTAAAGAATATAAAGAAGAAAACGACTGTCATCTTTGCAGGACGTAGAATCAACAAGACCTTGATGTGACCTCCTCGATACTCGTATGGATACCGGCAGTCGATGATGAGGAAGTCTTCCACTACTGCGCCgaactgacctctgatcagagATGCCACCTGCAGGACAGCACAGGAagtacacatttatacacaggAAATGCACCAAGAGGCAaacctctgtgtctgtcagtctcagtgaaggaggcgtgttcTCTGTGTCTGTAGgactcagtgaaagaggtgtggcctctatctGTTAatcatagtgaaggaggcgtggcttctgtgtctaggattcagtgaaggaggcatggcctctgtgtctgtcaatCATAGTgatgaaggtgtggcctctttgtcAATCATAGTGACGAAGGTGtgacctctgtgtctgtcaatcatagtaaaggaggcatggcctctgtgtctgtcaatcatagtgaaggaggcgtggcctctgtgtctgtggtctcagtgaaggaggtgtggtctctgtatcTGTTTGAAAACCTGCTACTGTATGATCATTCTGTATTTTaacatcattaaaataaaaaacagaaatgattcagaatCACCGGTACTGTTTATCAACAGACGTATTAATTGTAAAGGATTATACAGGATTATTCCCAATGCAATATAAagtttaaatacacatttaaaagcACAATACACTCCACCCCAGGCCGCATTGTCATAGAAGCAGGCGTGTACTCACAGTTTGAGCTGAAACACAGTGAAGATCCTGATGGTTCACCTTCTCCACAGGAAGCACAGGATGCTGTGGAAGAACAACATGCTAAACTCACGTACCgttatattaaaatacatcatcTATCGCGTCACTTATTGCCCGAGTTGCTGTTGTCAGTATTTGTGGTGTTTAGGGTATTGTACTTGGCTAAAGTCTCCAGTgaggtggtgatcagtgactgcgCTGTcgggggtgagtgtgtgtgctggatcTCTCCTGGATCTCAGTCTCTGGAACAGCATCAGtgactgcagagagagagagagacaggaagagagaagaTGCCAAAGGTAATACAATGAGGGAACTTTAATTTTAGGACTTGCAACTCTTAAACCTGTAGCCTATGATTTTTTTCAACAGAACACGAGACAGTCGTACCACTGAATCAGGCGAATCCGGTTCCTCCTCTTCTGGTGAAGAGCAGGATGGTCCCTTACTTCTTCTCCCAGACTGCAGCTGATCTTCAGGATCTTCAAGGCTGGACGAGCTGAAcagtctcactctcacactcttctgcagcacaaaacacacagaaacacattaCCCACAGGTCATACTGTCTGCATGTGCGGCAGAAAAGACAACAAGAGAACCGTATAACGTCACGTGTTGAAGAGAGAGTCATGAATCATATCTCAACATCAGCACCTTAATGTGCACCATTAGTACGTCACCTTAAGGTtttatagcagcagctctgacggcaGTGCAGCCTCAAATCACATGTTtctattaatgcgctcgttctaataccttatcgtttctatagcaacaacgcCTGTAGAGGGAGTTTAGtaaggagaggtttatttaaaaatttatggaaggagtctccagtgtcagcgttttgtAACGGTCGGAGGTGAAGCTGCGActtaaaggacagacatcttcaggacagaggagtttacgcttctttgcagtttcaagagagagagaaaaacagaggccGGTgatggaacgactgtttatagccgctGTGATGTAAAGTGGCTGTAAAGCAACTTCAGTGCATTGTAAGTGTTTGTGTTATCGAATTAATAACCAAGTACAGCACGATACTGACACGCACGCCGGTGTTCTCCTTATCATCATCTTCAGCACCTTCATCATCCTCAGTTCCTCGTCTCAGGCTGTTGGTCTGTGATCCTCgctaaacaaaaacacacaagatATTAATCCTCTGTCCCTTAGTACTCAGAATCTATCTACCTATCGATtataaacaatttattaaaataaatgaagaaatatgacattcatccatccatcttctataccgcttagccttcagggtcacggggaacctggagcctatcccagagagcatgggggacaaggcagggtacaccctggacagggtaccaatccatcacagggtacaatcacatacacactcacacacccattcatacactacggacactttagacacaccaatcagcctaccatgcatgtctttggactgggggaggaaaccggacacacacagggccacggtgggaatcgaacccccgaccctggagacgtgaggcgaacgtgcgaaccactaagcctgtctatctctctcgtCTAATTTCTCTACGCTCATtgataataaataacaataacatggctaatgaatatttaaatgatctTAAGAGGAAACACACTTTGTGTTAGAGAAAAAGACCTACACATGCTTTAGCTGAGAGTTTGGAAGGCTTTGGACTTGGCGTGATGCAGGAAGTGAACTCTTCTCGCCTTTTGTTTAATACGGATACGTGGAGCATAAAATGTGACTGTATTAGGTAACTGTGTGTAGACAAAGGGGCAGTTATACAGCCTAAAGGGGACAAGGTCACGGTTTCATATAGTCTTACTGAAGTGTGCACTATGCTCACAGGCCACATGACTCGACCACTTCAATTACACTGTAATTCTTCTAGTTTCATTTTACACCAGGTTCCACCAGATGGCGCTGTATCTATAATATTACCAGTTTGAAATGAAGTCGGGTTTAAAAGAAGCCTTCAGTTTGTCGTACCGTGTTCGAGGTCTGTTCAGATGACTTCACTTTTCTGCAAAGTTGACATTCAGACTGTTATAAATACACActgcaataaaaacacaccatgTACAGGTGAAATGTAGACAAACTCACCTGTAACTCCttgtcctcctcatcatcactgCAAACGCAAACATGGCATTTAACTGAGATACACAATCTACAGGACCAGGTTCAA
Coding sequences:
- the cdc25d gene encoding cell division cycle 25 homolog d, with protein sequence MATSWVLFKVALRMKKGPSATFYMFGRRDSLITAVIGLSSDDEEDKELQSECQLCRKVKSSEQTSNTRGSQTNSLRRGTEDDEGAEDDDKENTGVRKSVRVRLFSSSSLEDPEDQLQSGRRSKGPSCSSPEEEEPDSPDSVSLMLFQRLRSRRDPAHTLTPDSAVTDHHLTGDFSQHPVLPVEKVNHQDLHCVSAQTVASLIRGQFGAVVEDFLIIDCRYPYEYRGGHIKGAVNLYTKSQILKAFLQGSSSPQVSPAARCAPGGGSVLGTWGSRGATPASGGPAAGGDNEGASSPRKLIVFHCEFSSERGPRLCQYLRELDRTVNVQTYPHLLYPELYLLQGGYKHFYFCCPELCEPHGYVPMHHSDFREQLRRFSRKRRQHRRRRPIRSQQRT